A genomic stretch from Pseudomonas sp. MUP55 includes:
- a CDS encoding putative bifunctional diguanylate cyclase/phosphodiesterase, with amino-acid sequence MSTPVEPLRLLLLADEPEWAALLRECLAPMGDGAVLISAPNWDSVSRLFDDDHGAVLLTTPNLQPGPGRCSLPCVLLLEQEPLVAPLGVSDWLIHCALDADTLRRCLRHVRERGVLETTLQRLAEQDPLTGIANRQGFQTLLAARLADNEGRGLALGHLDLDNFRHANDALGHQAGDRLILQVVSRLKSQLEAGDQLARLGSDEFALLIDTRRAPQRAEWMAERITQVMAEPYWVDGESLLIGCSLGVAHARARAGADPLMWHAHIAMQQAKSTQGCTFHIFNERINRNARSLADLESELRRALRRDELELHYQPRLDLDDGHIVGLEALVRWRHGERGLLPPSEFVPLAEQSGLIVPLGYWVISRALRDMQDLRERGLPALHMAVNLSFRQFQDSQLLSTLSRLIAERGVEAQWLEFELTETAVMRRSDLVKQTMDALGRLGVRFSLDDFGTGFSSFVHLNSLPIALLKIDKSFVGGMEEREENRKLVHAMINLAHNLNLEVVAEGVETAEQLELLRLFGCDQAQGYLISKPLPLAELVEYLTFGQSQQALLS; translated from the coding sequence TTGTCTACGCCTGTCGAACCCTTGCGTTTGCTGCTGTTGGCCGATGAGCCTGAGTGGGCAGCGTTGTTGCGCGAGTGCCTGGCGCCGATGGGCGATGGGGCTGTGCTGATCAGTGCGCCCAATTGGGACTCGGTGAGTCGTCTGTTCGACGACGACCACGGTGCGGTGCTGTTGACCACGCCCAATCTGCAACCCGGTCCCGGCCGTTGCAGCTTGCCGTGTGTATTGCTGCTGGAGCAGGAACCGCTGGTTGCACCGCTGGGTGTCAGCGATTGGCTGATCCATTGCGCGCTGGATGCCGATACCCTGCGCCGTTGCCTGCGCCACGTGCGCGAGCGCGGCGTGCTGGAGACTACGTTGCAGCGCTTGGCCGAACAGGATCCGCTCACCGGTATTGCCAACCGCCAGGGTTTCCAGACCTTGCTGGCGGCGCGGCTGGCGGATAACGAAGGCCGCGGCCTGGCCCTCGGGCATCTGGACCTCGACAACTTCCGTCACGCCAACGATGCCCTCGGTCACCAGGCCGGCGACCGCTTGATCCTGCAGGTGGTATCACGGCTCAAGAGCCAGCTGGAAGCCGGTGATCAACTGGCGCGGCTGGGCAGCGATGAGTTCGCGCTGCTGATCGACACCCGCCGTGCGCCCCAGCGCGCCGAGTGGATGGCCGAGCGCATCACCCAGGTGATGGCCGAGCCGTACTGGGTGGACGGCGAAAGCCTGCTGATCGGCTGCAGCCTGGGGGTGGCGCATGCCCGCGCGCGGGCCGGGGCCGATCCGTTGATGTGGCACGCTCATATCGCCATGCAGCAGGCCAAAAGTACCCAGGGCTGTACCTTTCATATCTTCAACGAACGCATCAACCGCAACGCGCGCAGCCTGGCCGACCTGGAAAGCGAATTGCGCCGTGCCCTGCGCCGCGATGAGCTGGAGCTGCATTACCAGCCGCGCCTGGACCTGGATGACGGGCATATCGTCGGCCTGGAAGCCCTGGTGCGCTGGCGTCACGGCGAGCGTGGCCTGCTGCCACCGAGCGAATTCGTACCCTTGGCCGAGCAGAGCGGCCTGATCGTGCCGTTGGGCTACTGGGTGATTTCCCGGGCCCTGCGCGACATGCAAGACCTGCGCGAACGCGGCCTGCCGGCCTTGCACATGGCGGTCAACCTGTCGTTTCGCCAGTTTCAGGACAGCCAATTGCTCTCGACCCTCAGCCGGCTGATTGCCGAGCGCGGCGTGGAAGCGCAATGGCTGGAGTTCGAGTTGACCGAAACCGCCGTGATGCGTCGCAGCGACCTGGTCAAACAGACCATGGACGCCCTCGGCCGCCTCGGCGTGCGTTTTTCCCTGGATGACTTCGGCACCGGTTTCTCATCGTTCGTGCACCTCAACAGTCTGCCGATCGCCTTGTTGAAGATCGACAAGAGCTTCGTTGGCGGCATGGAAGAGCGCGAAGAGAATCGCAAGCTGGTGCACGCCATGATCAACCTGGCCCACAACCTCAACCTGGAAGTGGTGGCCGAAGGCGTGGAGACCGCCGAGCAGCTTGAGCTTTTGAGACTGTTTGGTTGCGATCAAGCCCAGGGTTACTTGATCAGTAAACCGTTGCCACTGGCCGAGTTGGTGGAGTATCTGACGTTTGGTCAGAGCCAGCAGGCGTTGTTGAGCTAA
- the rep gene encoding DNA helicase Rep — protein MSRLNPRQQEAVNYVGGPLLVLAGAGSGKTSVITRKIAHLIQNCGIRAQYIVAMTFTNKAAREMKERVGTLLKGGEGRGLTVCTFHNLGLNIIRKEHVRLGYKPGFSIFDETDVKALMTDIMQKEYAGDDGVDEIKNMIGAWKNDLILPAEALEAARNPKEQTAAIVYTHYQRTLKAFNAVDFDDLILLPVKLFQEHKDILEKWQNKVRYLLVDEYQDTNASQYLLVKLLIGTRNQFTVVGDDDQSIYAWRGARPENLMLLKDDYPSLKVVMLEQNYRSTSRILRCANVLISNNPHEFEKQLWSEMGHGDEIRVIRCRNEDAEAERVAVEILSLHLRTDRPYSDFAILYRGNYQAKLIELKLQHHQVPYRLSGGNSFFGRQEVKDLMAYFRLIVNPDDDNAFLRVINVPRREIGSTTLEKLGNYATERKISMYAATDEIGLGEHLDTRFTDRLSRFKRFMDKVREQCAGEDPISALRSMVMDIDYENWLRTNSSSDKAADYRMGNVWFLIEALKNTLEKDEDGEMTVEDAIGKLVLRDMLERQQEEEDGAEGVQMMTLHASKGLEFPYVFIMGMEEEILPHRSSIEADTIEEERRLAYVGITRARQTLAFTFAAKRKQYGEIIDCAPSRFLDELPPDDLAWEGNDDTPTEVKAVRGNSALADIRAMLKR, from the coding sequence ATGTCCCGACTCAATCCCCGGCAGCAAGAAGCCGTGAACTACGTCGGCGGCCCTCTATTGGTGCTCGCCGGTGCTGGCTCCGGCAAGACCAGCGTGATTACCCGCAAGATCGCGCACCTGATCCAGAACTGCGGGATCCGCGCCCAGTACATCGTCGCCATGACCTTTACCAACAAGGCGGCGCGGGAAATGAAAGAGCGCGTCGGCACCCTGCTCAAGGGTGGCGAAGGCCGTGGCCTCACTGTGTGTACCTTCCACAACCTTGGGCTGAACATCATCCGCAAGGAACATGTACGGCTGGGCTACAAGCCGGGTTTCTCGATCTTCGACGAGACCGACGTCAAGGCCCTGATGACCGACATCATGCAGAAGGAATACGCGGGCGACGACGGCGTCGACGAGATCAAGAACATGATCGGCGCCTGGAAAAACGACCTGATCCTGCCCGCCGAAGCGCTCGAAGCCGCGCGCAACCCCAAGGAACAGACCGCCGCCATCGTCTACACCCACTACCAGCGCACGCTCAAGGCGTTCAACGCGGTGGACTTCGACGACCTGATCCTGCTGCCGGTCAAACTGTTCCAGGAACACAAGGACATCCTGGAAAAGTGGCAGAACAAGGTGCGCTACCTGCTGGTGGACGAATACCAGGACACCAACGCCAGCCAATACCTGCTGGTGAAGCTGCTGATCGGTACGCGCAACCAATTCACCGTGGTGGGCGACGACGACCAGTCGATCTACGCCTGGCGCGGTGCCCGCCCGGAAAACCTGATGCTGCTCAAGGACGACTACCCGTCCCTGAAAGTGGTGATGCTGGAGCAGAACTACCGCTCCACCAGCCGTATCCTGCGCTGTGCCAACGTGCTGATCTCCAACAACCCCCACGAGTTTGAAAAACAACTGTGGAGCGAGATGGGCCATGGCGACGAAATTCGCGTGATCCGCTGCCGCAACGAAGACGCCGAAGCCGAGCGCGTGGCTGTGGAAATCCTCAGCCTGCACCTGCGCACCGACCGGCCTTACAGCGATTTTGCGATCCTGTATCGCGGCAACTACCAGGCCAAGCTGATCGAGCTGAAACTGCAGCACCACCAGGTGCCGTATCGCCTGTCAGGCGGCAACAGCTTTTTCGGGCGCCAGGAAGTGAAAGACCTGATGGCCTACTTCCGCTTGATCGTAAACCCGGATGACGACAACGCCTTCCTGCGGGTGATCAACGTCCCACGCCGGGAAATCGGTTCGACGACCCTGGAAAAACTCGGCAACTACGCCACCGAACGCAAGATCTCGATGTACGCCGCCACCGACGAAATCGGCCTGGGCGAACACCTGGACACGCGCTTCACCGACCGCCTGTCGCGCTTCAAGCGCTTCATGGACAAGGTGCGCGAACAGTGCGCCGGCGAAGACCCGATCAGCGCGCTGCGCAGCATGGTCATGGACATCGACTATGAAAACTGGCTGCGCACCAACAGTTCCAGCGACAAGGCCGCGGACTACCGCATGGGCAACGTCTGGTTCCTGATCGAAGCTCTGAAGAACACCCTGGAAAAAGACGAAGACGGTGAAATGACCGTCGAGGACGCCATCGGCAAACTGGTGCTGCGCGACATGCTCGAACGCCAGCAGGAAGAGGAAGATGGCGCCGAAGGCGTGCAGATGATGACCCTGCATGCGTCCAAGGGACTGGAGTTTCCCTACGTGTTCATCATGGGCATGGAAGAGGAAATACTCCCGCATCGCTCCAGCATCGAAGCCGACACCATCGAGGAAGAACGGCGCCTGGCCTACGTGGGCATTACCCGTGCGCGTCAGACCCTGGCCTTCACCTTTGCCGCCAAGCGCAAGCAATACGGCGAAATCATCGATTGTGCCCCCAGCCGGTTCCTGGATGAGCTGCCGCCGGATGACCTGGCCTGGGAAGGCAATGACGACACACCGACCGAGGTAAAGGCCGTTCGCGGCAACAGCGCCTTGGCCGATATACGCGCGATGTTAAAGCGCTAG
- a CDS encoding xanthine phosphoribosyltransferase, translating into MEALHKKIREEGIVLSDQVLKVDAFLNHQIDPALMKLIGDEFAALFKDSGITKIVTIEASGIAPAIMTGLNLGVPVIFARKQQSLTLTENLLSATVYSFTKKTESTVAISPRHLTSSDRVLVIDDFLANGKASQALISIIKQAGATVAGLGIVIEKSFQGGRAELDAQGYRVESLARVKSLAGGVVTFI; encoded by the coding sequence GTGGAAGCACTGCACAAGAAAATTCGCGAAGAAGGCATCGTGCTTTCCGATCAGGTACTCAAGGTTGACGCCTTTTTGAACCACCAGATCGATCCGGCGCTGATGAAACTGATCGGCGACGAATTCGCCGCGCTGTTCAAAGACTCGGGCATTACCAAGATCGTCACCATCGAGGCCTCCGGCATCGCCCCGGCAATCATGACCGGCCTGAACCTTGGCGTGCCAGTGATCTTCGCACGCAAGCAGCAGTCCCTGACGCTGACCGAAAACCTGCTGTCGGCGACGGTGTACTCCTTCACCAAGAAAACCGAAAGCACCGTGGCGATTTCCCCGCGCCACCTGACCAGCAGCGACCGCGTGCTGGTCATCGATGACTTCCTGGCCAACGGCAAGGCGTCCCAGGCGCTGATTTCGATCATCAAGCAAGCGGGTGCGACCGTGGCCGGCCTGGGCATCGTTATCGAGAAGTCGTTCCAGGGTGGCCGTGCGGAGCTGGATGCGCAGGGTTACCGGGTTGAATCGCTGGCGCGGGTGAAGTCGCTGGCGGGTGGCGTCGTTACCTTTATCTGA
- a CDS encoding acetyl-CoA hydrolase/transferase C-terminal domain-containing protein gives MVQLCSIEQAVDDVLARLPAHIHMGMPLGLGKPNLFVNALYRRIAQLPERELTIYTALSLGRPTLGDGLQKRFLEPFIERVFGDYPELDFLADLHKDSLPKNIRVQQFFMQPGSLLHSAAAQQDYVSSNYSHAARDINAAGLNLVAQLVASSAEHPDRLSLSCNPDITLDLLPMIAKRRAAGETILIVGQVHSDLPYMPGDAELGMDAFDYLLDEKDSTTLFSTPNMPVGFQDHFIGLHASTLVRDGGTLQIGIGSMGDALTAALLARQADNEAYRLLLTDLDVYQWAPLISREGGVEPFARGLYGCSEMFVNGLLVLADAGIIRRKVYPDVATQQQANAGLLDDAAQPDGISVHGGFFLGPRSFYQRLQEMSHAKRLEFNMTGISYINELYGQEELKRLQRQDARFINSAIMVSLLGAGVADQLEDGRVLSGVGGQYNFVAQGHALEGARSILILRSWRESAGEVSSNIVWEYGHCTIPRHLRDIIITEYGIADLRGQTDAKVIEALLNITDSRFQDDLIEQAQKAGKLPKDFKLAPRFADNTPQRLQAIQAKHRRLFPEYPLGSDFTEQERDLLRALNWLKSKFKLTEMLELGKAALDAPEPEAFPEHLRRMGLDKPQGFKDDLYQRLLLAGLQATAH, from the coding sequence ATGGTGCAGTTGTGTTCAATCGAGCAAGCAGTTGACGACGTACTGGCCCGCTTGCCGGCGCATATCCACATGGGCATGCCGCTGGGGCTGGGCAAGCCCAACCTGTTCGTCAATGCGCTGTACCGGCGCATCGCCCAGTTGCCTGAGCGGGAGCTGACGATCTACACCGCGCTGAGTCTGGGCCGGCCCACCCTGGGCGACGGTTTGCAGAAGCGCTTTCTCGAACCCTTTATCGAGCGCGTGTTTGGCGACTACCCCGAGCTGGATTTTCTCGCCGACCTGCACAAGGACAGCCTGCCGAAGAATATCCGCGTGCAGCAGTTCTTCATGCAGCCCGGCAGCCTGCTCCACAGCGCCGCGGCCCAGCAGGATTACGTCAGCAGTAACTACAGCCATGCCGCCCGGGACATCAACGCCGCCGGCCTGAACCTGGTAGCGCAACTGGTTGCCAGCAGCGCCGAGCATCCCGACCGCCTGAGCCTGAGCTGCAACCCGGACATCACCCTCGACCTGCTGCCAATGATCGCCAAGCGGCGCGCGGCGGGTGAGACCATCCTGATCGTCGGCCAGGTCCACAGCGACTTGCCCTACATGCCCGGCGATGCCGAGTTGGGCATGGACGCCTTCGACTACCTGCTCGATGAGAAAGACAGCACCACGTTGTTCTCCACGCCAAACATGCCGGTGGGGTTCCAGGACCACTTTATCGGCCTGCATGCCAGCACCCTTGTGCGCGACGGAGGCACCTTGCAGATCGGCATCGGCTCCATGGGCGATGCGCTGACTGCCGCGTTGCTGGCGCGCCAGGCTGATAACGAAGCCTATCGATTGCTGCTGACCGACCTGGATGTGTATCAGTGGGCGCCCCTGATCAGCCGTGAGGGCGGCGTTGAGCCGTTCGCCCGTGGCCTTTACGGTTGCAGCGAAATGTTCGTCAACGGCCTGCTGGTACTGGCCGATGCCGGGATCATCCGGCGCAAAGTGTACCCGGACGTGGCGACCCAGCAGCAGGCCAATGCCGGGCTGCTCGACGATGCCGCGCAGCCCGATGGCATCTCGGTCCATGGCGGATTCTTCCTCGGCCCGCGCAGTTTCTACCAGCGCCTGCAGGAGATGAGCCACGCCAAGCGGCTGGAATTCAACATGACCGGCATCAGCTATATCAACGAGCTGTACGGCCAGGAAGAGCTCAAGCGTTTGCAGCGCCAGGATGCGCGGTTTATCAACAGCGCGATCATGGTCAGCTTGCTCGGTGCCGGTGTGGCCGACCAGTTGGAAGATGGCCGCGTACTCAGCGGCGTGGGCGGGCAGTACAACTTCGTTGCCCAAGGCCATGCGCTGGAGGGCGCGCGTTCGATCCTGATCCTGCGCAGCTGGCGCGAGTCGGCGGGGGAGGTCAGTTCGAATATCGTCTGGGAGTATGGCCATTGCACCATTCCCCGGCACCTGCGGGATATCATCATCACCGAGTACGGAATTGCCGATTTGCGCGGTCAGACCGATGCCAAGGTGATCGAGGCGTTGCTCAATATCACCGACTCCCGTTTCCAGGATGACTTGATCGAACAGGCACAAAAGGCTGGCAAGTTACCCAAGGATTTCAAGCTGGCGCCGCGTTTTGCCGACAATACACCGCAACGGCTCCAGGCGATTCAAGCCAAGCATCGGCGCCTGTTCCCGGAGTACCCGCTGGGCAGTGATTTCACGGAGCAGGAGCGGGATCTGTTACGCGCGCTGAACTGGCTCAAAAGCAAATTCAAACTGACCGAGATGCTGGAGCTGGGCAAGGCGGCGCTGGATGCACCGGAGCCGGAAGCGTTTCCCGAGCATCTGAGGCGGATGGGGCTGGATAAGCCGCAGGGATTCAAGGATGACCTGTATCAGCGCCTGTTACTGGCCGGCCTACAGGCCACCGCACACTAA
- a CDS encoding c-type cytochrome, whose translation MKMLAAPATVLALWAVSAQAATNDDIAKRLEPVGQVCVQGQECKGMEVAVAAGGGGARTPDEIITKHCNACHGTGLLGAPKIGDTAAWKERADHQGGLDGILAKAITGINAMPPKGTCADCSDDDLKGAIKKMSGL comes from the coding sequence ATGAAAATGCTGGCTGCACCAGCAACCGTACTGGCCCTATGGGCTGTCAGCGCTCAAGCTGCGACCAATGATGACATCGCCAAGCGCCTGGAGCCTGTGGGCCAGGTCTGCGTCCAGGGCCAGGAATGCAAAGGCATGGAGGTCGCTGTCGCAGCGGGCGGCGGCGGTGCCAGAACCCCGGATGAAATCATCACCAAGCACTGTAATGCTTGCCACGGCACAGGCTTGCTGGGTGCGCCGAAAATCGGCGATACCGCCGCGTGGAAAGAGCGTGCCGATCATCAGGGTGGCCTTGACGGTATCCTGGCCAAGGCGATCACCGGCATCAACGCCATGCCGCCCAAGGGCACCTGCGCGGATTGCTCGGATGACGATCTGAAGGGTGCTATCAAGAAAATGTCAGGGCTTTAA
- a CDS encoding cupin domain-containing protein encodes MDVGERLQSIRKLKGLSQRELAKRAGVTNSTISMIEKNSVSPSISSLRKVLGGIPMSMVEFFSEEILQEIPTQIVYKANELIDISDGAVTMKLVGRAHPSRAIAFLNEIYPPGADTGEEMLTHEGEETGILVEGRLELVVGLETFVLEAGDSYYFESSKPHRFRNPFDVPARLISAATPANF; translated from the coding sequence TTGGACGTCGGCGAACGACTGCAATCCATCCGTAAACTCAAAGGCCTTTCCCAGCGCGAGCTTGCCAAGCGCGCGGGCGTCACCAACAGCACCATTTCGATGATCGAGAAAAACAGCGTCAGCCCCTCGATCAGTTCCCTGCGCAAGGTGCTGGGTGGCATTCCCATGTCCATGGTCGAGTTCTTTTCCGAAGAGATCCTCCAGGAAATACCGACGCAGATCGTCTATAAAGCCAATGAGCTGATCGACATTTCCGACGGTGCCGTCACCATGAAGCTGGTTGGCCGAGCGCACCCCAGCCGGGCCATCGCGTTTCTCAACGAAATCTACCCGCCAGGCGCCGACACGGGCGAAGAAATGCTGACCCATGAAGGCGAAGAAACCGGGATTCTGGTGGAAGGGCGCCTGGAACTGGTGGTCGGTCTTGAAACTTTTGTGCTTGAGGCTGGCGATAGCTACTACTTTGAAAGTAGTAAGCCCCATCGTTTTCGCAATCCGTTCGACGTGCCGGCGCGACTAATCAGCGCAGCCACACCCGCGAACTTCTAG
- the alr gene encoding alanine racemase produces MRPARALIDLQALRHNYQLAREVTGAKALAVIKADAYGHGAVPVAQALEAQADGFAVACIEEALELRAAGIRAPVLLLEGFFEADELPLIIEQDLWCVVHSLWQLEAIEQTALSKPLTIWLKLDSGMHRVGLHPKDYQDAYKRLLASGKVAKIVLMSHFARADELDCVSSTEQVAVFEAARQGLAAEVSLRNSPAVLGWPSVTSDWVRPGIMLYGATPFGEDQAIAARLQPVMTLESRIICVRELPAGEPVGYGARFVTPKPMRIGVVAMGYADGYPRHAPTGTPVLVAGQRSQLLGRVSMDMLCVDLTDVPQAGLGSTVELWGKNILASDVATAAQTIPYQIFCNLRRVPRLYCGA; encoded by the coding sequence ATGCGTCCTGCCCGTGCCCTGATCGACCTCCAAGCCCTGCGCCACAACTACCAATTGGCCCGCGAAGTCACCGGGGCCAAAGCCTTGGCCGTGATCAAGGCGGATGCCTACGGCCATGGCGCGGTACCTGTTGCCCAGGCGCTGGAAGCCCAGGCCGATGGGTTCGCGGTGGCGTGCATCGAAGAGGCTCTGGAGCTGCGCGCCGCCGGGATACGTGCGCCGGTGCTGCTGCTGGAAGGCTTTTTCGAAGCCGACGAACTGCCGCTGATCATCGAGCAGGATCTGTGGTGCGTGGTGCATTCGCTGTGGCAACTGGAGGCTATCGAGCAGACCGCGCTGAGCAAGCCGTTGACCATCTGGCTCAAGCTGGACTCGGGCATGCACCGTGTCGGCCTGCATCCCAAGGATTACCAGGACGCTTACAAGCGCCTGCTGGCCAGCGGCAAAGTCGCGAAGATCGTGTTGATGAGCCATTTCGCCCGCGCCGACGAGCTCGATTGCGTGAGCAGCACCGAACAAGTGGCAGTGTTCGAAGCGGCTCGTCAGGGCTTGGCAGCGGAAGTCAGCCTGCGCAATTCACCGGCCGTATTGGGTTGGCCGAGTGTGACCAGCGACTGGGTGCGCCCAGGCATCATGCTCTACGGCGCTACGCCCTTTGGTGAAGACCAGGCCATCGCTGCACGTTTGCAGCCGGTGATGACCCTGGAGTCCAGGATCATCTGCGTCCGCGAACTGCCGGCGGGTGAGCCAGTAGGCTACGGTGCCAGGTTCGTCACGCCCAAGCCGATGCGCATCGGCGTGGTGGCCATGGGGTATGCCGATGGCTACCCGCGTCACGCCCCCACTGGCACACCGGTGCTGGTCGCCGGCCAGCGCAGCCAGTTACTGGGCCGGGTGTCCATGGACATGCTGTGTGTCGACCTGACGGATGTGCCCCAGGCGGGGTTGGGTTCCACGGTGGAGTTGTGGGGCAAGAATATCCTCGCCAGCGACGTCGCGACCGCAGCGCAGACCATCCCTTACCAGATCTTCTGCAACCTGCGCCGAGTGCCAAGGCTCTATTGCGGGGCTTGA
- the dadA gene encoding D-amino acid dehydrogenase gives MRVLVLGSGVIGVTSAYYLARAGFDVVVVDRQPAAAMETSFANAGQVSPGYASPWAAPGVPLKAIKWLLQRHAPLAIKATADIDQYLWMAQMLRNCTASRYAVNKERMVRLSEYSRDCLDELRAETGIAYEGRSLGTTQLFRTQAQLDGAAKDIAVLQESGVPFELLDRAGIARVEPALASVTDILAGALRLPNDQTGDCQMFTTRLVEMCKQLGVEFRFEQDIQRLDYAGDRINGVWIDGQLETADRYVLALGSYSPKLLKPLGIKAPVYPLKGYSLTVPITNPAMAPTSTILDETYKVAITRFDNRIRVGGMAEIAGFDLSLNPRRRETLEMIVNDLYPQGGDLAQASFWTGLRPTTPDGTPIVGGTPFKNLFLNTGHGTLGWTMACGSGRLLADLMAKKTPQISAEGLAISRYGNHQESARHVNPAPAHQ, from the coding sequence ATGCGCGTTCTGGTCTTGGGTAGCGGCGTCATTGGCGTGACCAGTGCCTACTATTTGGCTCGGGCCGGCTTTGACGTCGTGGTGGTCGACCGGCAACCGGCCGCCGCCATGGAGACCAGTTTCGCCAACGCCGGCCAGGTATCCCCAGGCTACGCGTCGCCATGGGCCGCGCCGGGCGTGCCGCTCAAGGCGATCAAATGGCTGCTGCAACGTCATGCGCCGCTGGCGATCAAAGCCACCGCCGATATCGACCAGTACCTGTGGATGGCGCAGATGCTGCGCAACTGCACCGCGAGCCGGTATGCGGTGAACAAGGAGCGCATGGTCCGCCTGTCCGAGTACAGCCGTGACTGCCTGGACGAACTGCGCGCTGAAACCGGGATCGCCTACGAAGGGCGCAGCCTGGGCACCACCCAACTGTTCCGCACCCAGGCCCAGCTCGATGGCGCGGCCAAGGACATTGCCGTGTTGCAGGAGTCCGGCGTGCCGTTCGAACTGCTGGACCGTGCCGGCATCGCCCGGGTTGAACCGGCCCTGGCCAGCGTCACCGATATTCTTGCCGGCGCCCTGCGCCTGCCCAACGACCAGACCGGCGACTGCCAAATGTTCACCACCCGCCTGGTGGAGATGTGCAAGCAGTTGGGCGTGGAGTTCCGTTTCGAACAGGACATCCAGCGCCTCGATTACGCAGGCGACCGCATCAACGGCGTGTGGATCGACGGCCAGTTGGAAACCGCCGACCGTTATGTGCTGGCCCTCGGCAGTTATTCGCCCAAGCTGCTCAAGCCGCTGGGGATCAAGGCGCCGGTGTACCCCCTCAAGGGCTACTCGCTGACCGTGCCGATCACCAACCCGGCGATGGCGCCGACCTCGACCATCCTGGACGAAACCTACAAAGTGGCGATCACCCGTTTCGACAACCGCATTCGCGTCGGCGGCATGGCTGAGATCGCTGGTTTTGACCTGTCGCTTAACCCGCGGCGGCGTGAAACCCTGGAGATGATCGTCAACGACCTTTATCCTCAAGGCGGCGATCTGGCCCAGGCCAGTTTCTGGACCGGTCTGCGCCCGACCACACCCGATGGCACACCGATTGTCGGCGGCACCCCATTCAAGAACCTGTTCCTGAATACCGGCCATGGCACCCTCGGCTGGACCATGGCCTGCGGCTCCGGTCGCTTGCTGGCCGACCTGATGGCGAAGAAAACCCCGCAGATCAGCGCCGAAGGCCTCGCTATTTCCCGTTATGGCAATCACCAGGAGTCCGCACGACATGTCAATCCAGCGCCAGCTCACCAATGA